One part of the Gemmatimonadaceae bacterium genome encodes these proteins:
- a CDS encoding diguanylate cyclase, whose protein sequence is MRLSIGQKLTLAFAAAVAILLATGVVSYRNTRELLRTTDRVAHAQESVAAADGVAAAMSQADAAARTHLLIGDDRSRRQVQVAGDSARALVMAYASRAGADPIARREAEALDTLVRHRLQRLEWSMSLHDDGAPAQAAALLATRGDSSDTDALDALIGVVRRRHVAELQSRTVAAHEGANRADFILRFGLLLVVILAPLAFLIVRNDFAMRQAAEAAILESEGRLRAATDGSLDAFYVLRALRDANGSVMDFEFVDLNARAESLLGHQRAQVLGQRLCELIPANRTLGFVEKYRRVMETGVVLEEECEVTSRDFHAAWIHHQVVPMVDGVAITSRDITERRRQEDALRALSLIDELTGLYNRRGFLTLAQQQLKLARRGHRELVLLFIDMDDFKEINDTFGHHEGDTALRRASEILKHTFRDSDIIARLGGDEFVVLATDAGKSGSEIIIQRLRRELLERNECDGFPYRLSFSVGAARFDPDAPPSIEELMAAADSMLYEQKKDRRRRTPSRLPSAPPAPVGV, encoded by the coding sequence ATGCGCCTTTCGATCGGCCAAAAACTCACCCTCGCGTTTGCCGCGGCGGTCGCCATCCTCCTGGCGACCGGGGTGGTGTCGTATCGGAACACGCGTGAACTGCTGCGCACCACCGACCGGGTGGCGCACGCGCAGGAATCGGTGGCGGCGGCGGACGGGGTGGCGGCCGCCATGTCGCAGGCCGATGCGGCGGCGCGCACGCACTTGCTCATTGGGGACGACCGATCGCGCCGTCAGGTGCAAGTCGCCGGCGATTCGGCGCGTGCCCTTGTCATGGCCTACGCCTCGCGTGCCGGCGCCGATCCGATCGCGCGGCGCGAGGCGGAAGCGCTCGACACGCTGGTGCGCCATCGGCTGCAACGCCTCGAGTGGTCCATGTCGCTGCACGATGACGGGGCGCCGGCGCAGGCGGCCGCACTGCTCGCGACGCGCGGTGACTCGTCAGACACCGACGCGCTCGACGCGCTCATTGGCGTCGTGCGCCGCCGGCACGTCGCAGAGCTGCAATCGCGCACCGTGGCCGCGCACGAGGGGGCCAACCGCGCCGATTTCATCCTCCGGTTCGGGCTCCTCCTGGTGGTCATCCTCGCGCCGCTGGCCTTCCTCATCGTGCGCAACGACTTCGCGATGCGTCAGGCGGCCGAGGCGGCGATCCTCGAGAGCGAGGGACGCCTGCGCGCCGCGACCGACGGGAGCCTGGATGCCTTCTACGTCCTGCGCGCCTTGCGTGACGCGAACGGGAGCGTGATGGACTTCGAGTTCGTCGACCTCAACGCGCGCGCCGAGTCGCTGCTCGGACACCAGCGCGCCCAGGTGCTGGGGCAGCGCCTGTGCGAGTTGATCCCCGCCAACCGCACACTCGGCTTTGTCGAGAAGTACCGGCGGGTGATGGAGACAGGGGTGGTGCTGGAGGAGGAGTGCGAAGTCACGTCGCGCGACTTCCACGCCGCATGGATCCATCATCAGGTGGTGCCGATGGTCGATGGCGTGGCCATCACCTCGCGCGACATCACCGAGCGGCGCCGCCAGGAGGACGCACTGCGCGCCCTCTCGCTGATCGACGAACTCACGGGGCTCTACAACCGACGCGGCTTCCTCACCCTCGCGCAGCAGCAGCTCAAGCTGGCGCGGCGCGGACATCGCGAGTTGGTCCTCCTGTTCATCGACATGGATGACTTCAAGGAGATCAACGACACGTTCGGGCATCACGAGGGCGACACGGCGCTGCGGCGGGCCTCGGAGATTCTCAAGCACACGTTCCGCGATTCCGACATCATCGCGCGGCTGGGCGGCGACGAGTTCGTCGTGCTGGCGACCGACGCCGGGAAGTCGGGGAGCGAGATCATCATCCAGCGCCTGCGGCGCGAGCTTCTCGAGCGCAACGAGTGCGACGGCTTCCCTTACCGCCTCTCGTTCAGCGTGGGCGCCGCCCGCTTCGACCCCGACGCCCCCCCGTCGATCGAGGAGCTGATGGCGGCGGCGGACTCGATGCTGTACGAGCAGAAGAAGGACCGGCGCCGGCGCACGCCGTCGCGCCTGCCGTCGGCCCCGCCCGCTCCGGTGGGCGTTTAG
- the pyrR gene encoding bifunctional pyr operon transcriptional regulator/uracil phosphoribosyltransferase PyrR: protein MASTRSIALDARAVARTLRRMADEIVELFDGTDDLILVGIQRRGVQLADRLVEMIREREGVQLPRGALDITLYRDDLQTVGPRPVVGKTHLPWLIDRQRVVIVDDVLYTGRTIRAALDELADFGRPSRIALAVLVDRGGRELPIHADIVGKKLDVVQPARVDVQVSELDGEDAVTVVTGGEA, encoded by the coding sequence ATGGCATCCACGCGATCGATCGCGCTCGACGCCCGGGCCGTGGCGAGAACGCTGCGCCGCATGGCCGACGAAATCGTCGAGCTGTTTGATGGAACCGATGACCTGATCCTGGTTGGCATCCAGCGCCGCGGGGTGCAGCTGGCCGACCGACTGGTCGAGATGATCAGGGAGCGCGAGGGCGTACAGCTACCGCGCGGCGCGCTCGACATCACGCTCTACCGCGACGACCTCCAGACCGTGGGGCCGCGACCGGTGGTGGGGAAGACGCACCTCCCCTGGTTGATCGATCGCCAGCGCGTCGTGATCGTCGACGACGTGCTGTATACCGGGCGAACGATCCGCGCCGCACTCGACGAACTGGCAGACTTCGGGCGGCCGTCGCGAATTGCCCTCGCCGTCCTCGTCGACCGCGGCGGGCGCGAGCTCCCGATTCATGCCGACATCGTGGGGAAGAAGCTCGACGTGGTGCAGCCGGCGCGCGTGGATGTGCAGGTGTCGGAGCTCGACGGCGAGGACGCGGTCACGGTGGTGACGGGAGGCGAGGCGTGA
- a CDS encoding aspartate carbamoyltransferase catalytic subunit: MNSPHLGKDLLGLEELTAAKIQLLLDTAEPFKEISLRAIKKVPTLRGATIVNLFFEPSTRTRISFEFAEKRLSADTVNVASAGSSVSKGETLVDTARNLEAMKIDMVVVRHAASGAARFLAQRIESNVINAGDGTHEHPTQGLLDMLTLRDHFKRLEGLRVCICGDVLHSRVARSNIWGLQKMGAEVAICGPRSLLPNHVESLGVHVFRRIEEAIEWADALNILRLQLERMQGGYIPSLREYNRVFGVTREKLERAPRDILIMHPGPMNRGVEIDSDVADGPHSVILDQVTNGVAVRMAVLYLLAGGNPALAEAAKG, translated from the coding sequence GTGAACTCGCCGCACCTCGGAAAGGACCTGCTGGGACTGGAGGAACTCACGGCGGCGAAGATCCAGCTCCTGCTCGACACCGCGGAACCGTTCAAGGAGATTTCGCTCCGGGCGATCAAGAAGGTCCCGACGCTTCGCGGTGCGACGATCGTGAACCTCTTCTTCGAGCCGTCGACGCGCACGCGCATCTCGTTCGAGTTCGCCGAGAAGCGCCTCTCCGCCGACACCGTCAACGTCGCCTCGGCCGGTTCGAGCGTCTCGAAGGGGGAGACGCTGGTCGACACCGCCCGGAACCTCGAGGCGATGAAGATCGACATGGTCGTCGTGCGGCACGCGGCGTCGGGGGCGGCGCGCTTCCTGGCGCAGCGCATCGAATCCAACGTGATCAACGCCGGCGACGGGACGCACGAGCACCCCACGCAGGGACTGCTCGACATGCTCACGCTGCGCGATCACTTCAAGCGGCTGGAGGGGCTGCGCGTCTGCATCTGCGGCGACGTGCTGCACTCGCGTGTGGCGCGCTCGAACATCTGGGGGCTGCAGAAGATGGGGGCCGAGGTGGCGATCTGCGGCCCGCGATCGCTCCTGCCAAACCATGTGGAGTCGCTCGGCGTGCACGTGTTCCGGCGCATCGAGGAGGCGATCGAGTGGGCCGATGCGCTGAACATCCTCCGCTTGCAGCTGGAGCGCATGCAGGGGGGCTACATTCCGTCGCTGCGCGAGTACAACCGTGTCTTCGGCGTCACGCGCGAGAAGCTCGAGCGTGCGCCGCGCGACATCCTCATCATGCATCCCGGCCCCATGAACCGTGGCGTCGAGATCGACTCCGACGTGGCCGATGGTCCGCACTCGGTCATCCTCGACCAGGTGACCAACGGCGTCGCCGTCCGCATGGCGGTGCTGTACCTCCTGGCCGGCGGCAATCCCGCGCTGGCCGAAGCTGCGAAGGGTTAG
- a CDS encoding dihydroorotase, producing MPNSTPHQYVLLRNGRVLDPSSNLDVTGDVLVANGVIEHAGAPLGDVRRDGDLVEIDCAGQVVSPGFVDVHCHLREPGREDVETIATGARAAAAGGFTAVCAMPNTDPVTDNQAAVGFIIRQAMRAAAARVYPIGAISVGQKGEALAEFGEMIGAGAVAVSDDGKPVASAQLMRTALEYARTFEIPVADHCEEPTLAKGGAMNEGVVSARLGLKGIPSEAEEIMVIRDILLARRTGGHVHLCHMSTRTSVELIRWGKDRNIRVTAEVCPHHLSLTEESVEGYNTNAKMNPPLRTAEDVEYLKQAVKDGTIDLVATDHAPHHYDEKEREFSDAPNGIIGLETALAVMVTNLVEPGIISYATLVDRMSCSPARIFHLPGGTLRRGSVADITVFDPAARWSVDPATFLSKGRNTPYAGMSLTGRATCTIVGGRIVYRLTS from the coding sequence GTGCCCAACTCCACGCCGCACCAGTACGTCCTCCTCCGCAACGGACGCGTCCTCGATCCGTCGTCCAACCTCGACGTGACCGGCGACGTCCTGGTCGCCAACGGCGTCATCGAGCACGCCGGCGCGCCGTTAGGCGACGTGCGGCGCGACGGCGACCTGGTCGAGATCGACTGCGCCGGACAGGTGGTCTCGCCCGGCTTCGTCGACGTGCACTGCCACCTGCGCGAACCCGGGCGCGAGGATGTGGAGACCATCGCGACCGGCGCCCGCGCCGCTGCAGCTGGCGGCTTCACCGCTGTCTGCGCCATGCCCAACACCGACCCGGTGACCGACAACCAGGCGGCGGTGGGCTTCATCATCCGCCAGGCCATGCGTGCCGCGGCGGCGCGCGTCTATCCCATCGGCGCCATCTCGGTGGGGCAGAAGGGTGAGGCGCTCGCCGAGTTCGGGGAGATGATCGGCGCCGGCGCCGTGGCGGTGAGCGATGACGGCAAGCCGGTGGCCAGTGCGCAGCTCATGCGCACGGCGCTCGAATATGCGCGCACCTTCGAGATCCCCGTCGCCGACCACTGCGAGGAACCGACGCTCGCCAAGGGCGGGGCCATGAACGAGGGCGTCGTCTCGGCCCGGCTCGGACTCAAGGGGATCCCGAGCGAGGCCGAGGAGATCATGGTGATTCGCGACATCCTCCTCGCGCGGCGCACCGGCGGCCACGTGCACCTGTGCCACATGTCGACCAGGACGTCGGTCGAACTGATCCGGTGGGGAAAGGACCGCAACATCCGCGTGACCGCGGAGGTGTGCCCGCATCACCTCTCGCTCACCGAAGAGTCCGTCGAAGGCTACAACACAAACGCCAAGATGAATCCGCCGCTCCGCACGGCGGAGGACGTCGAGTATCTCAAGCAGGCGGTGAAGGACGGGACGATCGATCTCGTGGCCACCGACCACGCGCCGCACCACTACGACGAAAAGGAGCGCGAGTTCTCCGATGCGCCCAACGGCATCATCGGGTTGGAGACGGCGCTGGCGGTGATGGTGACCAACCTCGTGGAGCCCGGCATCATCAGCTACGCGACGCTCGTCGATCGCATGTCGTGTTCACCGGCGCGGATCTTTCACCTGCCGGGCGGGACGCTGCGTCGCGGGAGTGTGGCCGACATCACAGTCTTCGACCCGGCGGCGCGCTGGTCGGTGGACCCCGCCACCTTCCTGTCCAAGGGACGCAACACGCCGTATGCTGGGATGTCGCTGACGGGGCGCGCCACCTGTACCATTGTGGGGGGACGGATCGTCTATCGCCTGACATCGTAG
- a CDS encoding class II aldolase/adducin family protein, with the protein MTACQRLYARGLISGPDGNVSVRLAGDRILVTPSGLSKVDVHTSDLVEMRLDGRVLDGRAKPSSEVQMHLRIYQRRPDVHAVVHAHPPTATAFSVAGETLASDVLPELIHQVGHVPLIPFAMPGTTSLADAFEPFLAAHDAFLMANHGATTVGSTLSMALQRMESLEHGATILLTARMLGRVNSLAPSQVQALLDARARAARGPAAR; encoded by the coding sequence GTGACAGCCTGTCAGCGGCTCTATGCGCGCGGGCTCATTTCGGGACCCGATGGCAATGTCTCGGTTCGCCTCGCGGGCGATCGCATTCTCGTGACGCCTTCCGGGCTTTCCAAGGTAGATGTGCACACCAGCGACCTGGTCGAGATGAGGCTCGATGGACGCGTGCTGGATGGACGGGCGAAGCCATCGTCCGAAGTGCAGATGCACCTGCGGATCTACCAGCGTCGTCCCGACGTGCACGCCGTCGTTCACGCGCATCCTCCAACGGCGACGGCGTTCTCGGTCGCCGGCGAGACTCTGGCGAGCGATGTCCTTCCCGAACTGATCCACCAGGTGGGGCACGTCCCGCTGATCCCCTTCGCGATGCCCGGCACGACTTCACTCGCCGACGCGTTCGAACCCTTCCTTGCCGCGCACGATGCCTTCCTCATGGCCAACCACGGCGCCACGACGGTCGGGTCCACGCTCTCCATGGCGCTCCAGCGCATGGAGAGCCTCGAGCACGGCGCGACGATCCTGCTCACCGCGAGGATGCTGGGCCGAGTGAACTCACTCGCGCCTTCGCAGGTACAAGCACTGCTGGATGCCCGCGCGCGCGCGGCGCGTGGTCCAGCGGCGAGGTAG
- the rpsT gene encoding 30S ribosomal protein S20: MPNIASAEKNMRKSRAATVRNRAQRSALRTALKKAKADGASPDVTKTAISLLDRAARKGLIHRNAAARHKSHLDKKANAAK; the protein is encoded by the coding sequence GTGCCGAATATCGCCTCCGCCGAAAAGAACATGCGGAAGTCCCGCGCCGCGACCGTGCGCAATCGCGCCCAGCGCTCGGCGCTTCGCACGGCGTTGAAAAAGGCGAAGGCCGACGGCGCCTCGCCGGACGTGACCAAGACGGCCATCTCGCTGCTGGATCGCGCTGCCCGCAAGGGGCTCATCCACCGGAACGCCGCCGCCCGTCACAAGAGCCACCTCGACAAGAAGGCCAACGCCGCCAAGTAG
- a CDS encoding site-2 protease family protein, with protein MDKLQEFLLVAPVLLFSMVAHEFAHGYAALKQGDPTAYQLGRLTWNPLKHIDPFFTILLPMLTFFTGGFIFGGAKPVPVMPRNYRNYRRGDIIVSMAGIVTNLALALLCAVVIVALGLMGRVLPVATDTLAILQRMFITGIVFNLILAMFNLLPIPPLDGSHVMKYLLPPAWAIRYQQVGMYGIFILMILMMTRVGAPLLSAWMTPVNIVGGALMRAISQFVLPSQFTLGM; from the coding sequence TTGGACAAGCTCCAGGAGTTCCTGCTCGTGGCGCCGGTGCTGCTGTTCTCGATGGTCGCCCACGAGTTCGCGCACGGCTATGCGGCGCTCAAACAGGGGGACCCGACTGCGTACCAGTTGGGGCGGCTGACGTGGAACCCGCTGAAGCACATCGACCCGTTCTTCACGATCCTTCTCCCGATGCTGACGTTCTTCACGGGGGGCTTCATCTTCGGCGGGGCGAAGCCGGTGCCGGTGATGCCGCGCAATTACCGCAACTACCGGCGCGGTGACATCATCGTGTCGATGGCGGGGATCGTGACCAACCTCGCCCTGGCGCTCCTCTGCGCCGTGGTGATCGTCGCGCTGGGACTCATGGGGCGCGTGCTTCCGGTTGCCACCGACACGCTGGCCATCCTGCAGCGCATGTTCATCACCGGGATCGTGTTCAACCTGATCCTGGCGATGTTCAACCTGCTCCCGATCCCCCCCCTCGACGGGTCGCACGTGATGAAGTATCTCCTCCCGCCAGCGTGGGCCATTCGCTACCAGCAGGTGGGGATGTACGGGATCTTCATCCTGATGATCCTGATGATGACGCGCGTTGGCGCGCCACTGCTCTCGGCGTGGATGACGCCCGTCAACATCGTCGGCGGCGCGCTCATGCGCGCCATTTCGCAGTTTGTCCTGCCGAGCCAGTTCACGCTGGGAATGTGA
- a CDS encoding segregation/condensation protein A — protein sequence MSSIAVEHEHPFVVELSQFQGPLDLLLGLIRDEKVDIYDIPISRIADQFLGKIHTLGLDQAADYLEMAARLLRIKAQMLLPRNESDDAWEDPRAELVRRLLEYQQMREVVDVLERRAEDRRSRFARAYISPTGAEPPPSPLALSLAELLSAIDRVLRVARDPAVHDVIPRALDVDGAIDIVRGLLALRERARWRDVVRQGAERWEILSALLALLELARRGELKLMQATPFANVFITRESPGQAA from the coding sequence ATGTCGTCGATCGCCGTGGAGCACGAGCATCCTTTCGTCGTCGAGCTGTCGCAGTTCCAGGGGCCGCTGGACCTCCTGCTCGGGCTCATTCGCGACGAGAAGGTGGACATCTACGACATCCCCATCTCGCGTATCGCCGACCAGTTCCTGGGGAAGATCCACACCCTCGGGCTCGACCAGGCGGCCGACTACCTCGAGATGGCGGCGCGACTGCTGCGCATCAAGGCGCAGATGCTCCTCCCGCGCAACGAGAGCGACGACGCGTGGGAAGACCCGCGCGCCGAACTCGTGCGGCGCCTCCTGGAATACCAGCAGATGCGCGAAGTGGTCGATGTGCTCGAGCGACGTGCCGAGGATCGCCGTTCGCGCTTTGCGCGTGCCTACATCTCGCCAACCGGGGCCGAGCCGCCGCCCTCGCCACTGGCGCTCTCGCTGGCCGAGCTCCTCTCGGCGATCGATCGCGTGTTGCGCGTGGCGAGGGACCCGGCGGTGCACGACGTCATTCCGCGTGCGCTCGACGTGGACGGGGCCATCGACATCGTGCGCGGCCTGCTCGCGTTGCGCGAGCGCGCGCGGTGGCGCGACGTGGTGCGGCAGGGCGCCGAGCGGTGGGAAATTCTCTCCGCCCTCCTGGCGCTGCTGGAACTGGCGCGCCGCGGCGAGCTCAAACTCATGCAGGCGACTCCGTTCGCCAACGTGTTCATCACTCGTGAATCCCCTGGCCAAGCTGCTTGA
- the scpB gene encoding SMC-Scp complex subunit ScpB, whose protein sequence is MNPLAKLLEAALFSSARPVPKEELSALDSEASPAAVQAALDELRETYDHNGHGVELVELGEGWQILTRPEYTEAIERAQLAVRPHRLSAASLETLAIIAYRQPIGRAEIEEIRGVNVGGVLKSLHERGLIDVTGRGDGIGRPLLYGTTPLFLEHFALRHLEELPRADELAVALRAEPKPI, encoded by the coding sequence GTGAATCCCCTGGCCAAGCTGCTTGAGGCGGCGCTGTTCTCGAGCGCGCGCCCTGTCCCCAAGGAAGAACTGTCGGCGCTCGATTCCGAGGCGTCGCCGGCTGCCGTGCAGGCAGCGCTCGACGAACTGCGCGAGACGTATGACCACAACGGCCACGGTGTCGAACTCGTCGAGCTGGGCGAGGGGTGGCAGATCCTCACGCGCCCCGAGTACACCGAGGCGATCGAGCGTGCGCAGCTGGCGGTGCGCCCGCATCGGCTGTCGGCGGCGTCGCTGGAAACGCTGGCCATCATTGCGTACCGGCAGCCCATCGGTAGGGCCGAGATCGAGGAGATTCGCGGCGTGAACGTGGGAGGCGTCCTCAAGTCGCTGCACGAGCGCGGCCTCATCGACGTGACCGGGCGCGGCGACGGGATCGGGCGTCCGCTGCTGTACGGGACCACGCCGCTCTTCCTCGAGCACTTCGCGTTGCGTCACCTCGAGGAACTCCCACGCGCCGACGAGCTGGCCGTGGCCCTCCGCGCCGAACCGAAGCCGATCTGA